In Carya illinoinensis cultivar Pawnee chromosome 9, C.illinoinensisPawnee_v1, whole genome shotgun sequence, the following are encoded in one genomic region:
- the LOC122276634 gene encoding carboxy-terminal domain RNA polymerase II polypeptide A small phosphatase 1-like, which produces MAEMGQAEVEVRRPLQVWRALMDWVAFLLHIILQIVRGTPSVAQFVLSYMGLNRLPPLLATSSSSSSPSFKPLPLIELSLHDSSSPLAKARVSVDSCVGEDNGADDDHRIAKLTVVLDLDETLVCACETSCLPAIVRDQAIDAGLQWFEMQCVSSAKDLEGKEKVNYVTVFERPGLQEFLEQISEFADLVLFTAGLEDYARPLVDRIDAGNRFSLRLYRPSTSRTEYREHVKDLSCLSKDLCRVVIVDNNPFSFLLQPLNGIPCLPFSAGQPYDDQLLDVLLPLLKDLSLQEDVRPVLYERFHMPEWFRMQGLPVSG; this is translated from the exons ATGGCGGAAATGGGCCAGGCCGAAGTCGAAGTGCGGCGGCCACTGCAAGTGTGGCGAGCTCTGATGGATTGGGTGGCGTTTTTGCTCCACATAATCCTTCAGATCGTGAGGGGCACGCCCTCTGTGGCTCAGTTCGTTCTCTCATACATGGGCCTCAACAGACTCCCTCCTCTTCTtgctacttcttcttcttcttcctctccctccttCAAGCCCTTGCCCCTCATCGAACTCTCTCTCCACGATTCTTCTTCTCCGTTGGCCAAGGCGCGTGTCAGCGTCGACAGTTGCGTGGGCGAAGATAATGGCGCCGATGACGATCATCGCATCGCAAAGCTCACG GTAGTTCTTGACTTGGACGAAACTCTAGTGTGTGCATGTGAAACTTCTTGCTTGCCTGCCATTGTTCGTGATCAAGCAATTGATGCAGGGTTGCAGTGGTTCGAGATGCAATGTGTATCCTCGGCAAAG GATcttgaagggaaagaaaaggtcaattatgtgaCAGTGTTTGAACGTCCTGGCTTGCAAGAGTTTTTAGAACAGATTAGCGAATTTGCAGATCTTGTTCTATTCACTGCTGGTCTTGAAG ATTATGCTAGACCACTTGTAGACAGAATAGATGCAGGGAACAGATTTAGCCTTCGTCTTTATCGGCCTTCCACAAGTAGAAC GGAATATAGAGAACATGTGAAGGATTTGTCATGCTTATCAAAAGATCTCTGCCGAGTTGTTATTGTTGATAACAACCCCTTTAGTTTTCTGCTGCAACCACTGAATGGAATACCATGCCTTCCGTTCTCCGCTGGACAGCCATATGATGACCAG CTTTTGGACGTCCTGCTTCCACTCCTCAAGGACCTCTCCCTGCAAGAAGATGTGAGGCCTGTACTCTATGAGCGGTTTCACATGCCTGAATGGTTTCGAATGCAAGGGCTTCCCGTTTCTGGATAA